A segment of the Methanothermococcus thermolithotrophicus DSM 2095 genome:
GCCATGAGCGGTTTAATAGGAGTAATCTGTGCAGGAATTCCATTCTTATTAAGGGATCCTTCAGCAACATCACTTGCTGGACAGGTTTTAGGTGCCGCAGCCATAGGTTTAGTCGCAATCGTTGGTGGGGCAATTATTTACAAAGGATTGGATGTAACCATTGGGTTAAGAGTTTCTGAAGATGCGGAAAAAGAAGGATTGGATGAAGGGGTTCTTCGTGTAAGTGCATATACTAAAGAATAAGTATATTATTCCTTATTTTTTAAATTTCTAGATTTTTTCTAATGATTTTTCTAGCTAAGGAATACGGTTCTTTTTAGTTGGAATAACAGAATGATTAACTTTCAATAATAATGTATTTATGTCTGTGTTGGGAATTATTATATGTAATTTATATGGTGATAGCATGAAAAAAGTAGAAGCCATAATAAGGCCAGAGAGATTGGATATTGTTAAAAATGCATTATCAGATGCTGGTTATGTTGGAATGACTGTTAGCGAGGTTAAAGGAAGGGGTATTCAAGGAGGAATTGTAGAAAGATACAGAGGAAGGGAGTACATAGTCGACCTACTTCCAAAGATAAAGATTGAAATGGCAGTCAATGATGAGGATGTGGAAAAAGTAATAGATATAATCTGTGAAAATGCCAAGACTGGAGAATTTGGGGATGGAAAA
Coding sequences within it:
- a CDS encoding P-II family nitrogen regulator, which gives rise to MKKVEAIIRPERLDIVKNALSDAGYVGMTVSEVKGRGIQGGIVERYRGREYIVDLLPKIKIEMAVNDEDVEKVIDIICENAKTGEFGDGKIFVIPIEEVVRVRTGERGNDAI